One Myotis daubentonii chromosome 3, mMyoDau2.1, whole genome shotgun sequence genomic window carries:
- the HES1 gene encoding transcription factor HES-1, protein MPADIMEKNSSSPVAATPASVNTTPDKPKTASEHRKSSKPIMEKRRRARINESLSQLKTLILDALKKDSSRHSKLEKADILEMTVKHLRNLQRAQMTAALSTDPSVLGKYRAGFSECMNEVTRFLSTCEGVNTEVRTRLLGHLANCMTQINAMTYPGQPHPVLQAPPPPPPGPGGPQHAPFAPPPPLVPIPGGAAPPPGGAPCKLGSPAGEAAKVFGGFQVVPAPDGQFAFLIPNGAFAHSGPVIPVYTSNSGTTVGPNAVSPSSGPSLTADSMWRPWRN, encoded by the exons atgcCAGCTGATATAATGGAGAAAAATTCCTCGTCCCCGGTGGCTGCTACTCCAGCCAGTGTCAACACGACACCGGATAAACCAAAGACAGCATCTGAACACAGAAAG tcATCAAAGCCTATTATGGAGAAAAGACGAAGAGCAAGAATAAATGAAAGTCTGAGCCAGCTGAAAACACTGATTTTGGATGCTCTTAAGAAAGAT AGTTCGCGGCATTCCAAACTGGAGAAAGCAGACATTCTGGAAATGACAGTGAAGCACCTCCGGAACCTGCAGCGGGCACAGATGACGG CCGCGCTAAGCACAGACCCGAGCGTGCTGGGGAAGTACCGCGCGGGTTTCAGCGAGTGCATGAACGAGGTGACCCGCTTCCTGTCCACGTGCGAGGGCGTTAACACCGAGGTGCGCACCCGGCTGCTCGGCCACCTGGCCAACTGCATGACCCAGATCAACGCCATGACCTACCCCGGGCAGCCGCACCCGGTCTTGCAggcgccgcccccacccccaccaggacCCGGCGGGCCGCAGCACGCGCCAttcgcgccgccgccgccactgGTGCCCATCCCCGGGGGCGCGGCGCCCCCTCCCGGCGGCGCGCCCTGCAAGCTGGGCAGCCCGGCCGGAGAGGCAGCTAAGGTGTTCGGTGGCTTCCAGGTGGTGCCGGCTCCAGACGGCCAGTTCGCCTTCCTCATCCCCAACGGGGCCTTTGCTCACAGTGGCCCCGTCATCCCAGTTTACACCAGCAACAGCGGGACCACCGTGGGACCCAATGCAGTGTCGCCTTCCAGCGGACCTTCGCTCACGGCCGACTCCATGTGGAGGCCCTGGCGGAACTGA